The genomic window TGTGTGTTGTCAGATTCCCACCTAGTTGTATcgttaataatttaaattctcTTCCATCCTCCTTAAACCATTGTACAATTGGTTTCCTGTTACCGTCTTTGACTggacaagaaagaacaaaaggATTACTTATGTAATTTTAATATTCAAAAAGGTTAAGGCAATTCAGGGAAACATGTCACAGTTAGAATCCTAACCAGTATAAAATTATACCAACATTACAGCAAGTTTGGCATCTGGCACTGTCTTTGCaatgctgctctgtgcaattGTGTTTGTCTAAAACAATTCCTGCAGTTGGAATTGCTGCTACCCCTTGAGGGCATTCAAGTTCTGTGGAAGACAGGCCTTCTTCCCAGGCACAGTTCAGGAAGTTACTTTTTAACTTTCTTAGTCCCAAAGGTCCAGAGGAGGTGATTTCTCACTTACCTGCTCCTGTAGTTTGTTCTGTCCTGAACGGTGCTTCCATGGCTCTAATGCTTGAAATTCCCAGCTGAGTGTGTTGTGAAATGAACCTGGTGTGGTCCTTTCCTGTGTTCCTTTAGTGCCTCATTGTTCTGTGATCTTAGACCCGATGTCCTGAACAGGAAGGTCCAGATCAGTTTGATTTCTGCAGTGAGAGTACTTGTTGATAGAGGACAAAACTCTCCTTGGGGAGATAAAATAATTACAGCAGTGTTCTTGACCCAGATATTCACAGGATGTGGATACTTGATAAGGTCTCCTGTACAGATGTCAAAAGGACTGAGTTTATCTCTGGATTGAGGTGTTATTCTGACCCTCTTTGTTTTGTCCTTTATTCATTCTATGAGACATGGAGGTTTTgatggcagccccagctggattGGTGTGGCCTCGGGTGTTCACTGATCACTAAATGCAGATCCCAATATTTGAAGGTCCCACCCCCACTGTTTCCAGTGTGGTTTTTAACACTCCACTGAACTGTTCAACTTCCCCAGAGCCTGGTGCTCCATACCCACTCCAACAAATGCTTGGATCCTTTGTTTCCAGCAAATCTGGGCAGATCTGCTGTTAACCCTTTATGTGTCAGGTTTGTTGGGTGCCTGGTTTGGGAATGGCCCCTCCCACTGAGACTCTCCAACCACACACTGATCCaatccctccccttcccctccctgctgtggcacagtGGAGAGGAGAATTGGAGGCACAAAAAGCAAAGATCCCAGGCTGAGCTAAGAGCAATTTATTGGGAGCAGCAatgagagaagaaaagggaagggaacagcAGCAACACTCATggagagggcacagggagggattGACATGGAGAAGTTTCGTTATTCTGGATGGCTCCCTCCAGCACGTTTTATTGACTGGAAGGATCCCCAAAGAGCCCCTTTGCCCCACCCCAGGCAATGAGCTTGGGTGGTACAGAAAAATTTCTGGGTCCCCTTCCCAACTATtgcaaaaattaaccctgtcctggccagAAGCAGGACAGTTTGCTGACACACCTGTAGGTATTGTGTGCCTCAGCCTGGTTGGCCTGGCAGGGAAAAGCTTCAGGCCCCCAGGAAATGTATCAGCTATTACCAATAATTATTGATACCCATTCTGCCATGGCAATGAGAGAAGTCTATTTGCCAGTAATTTCCTGGTGTGTTCCCTTTTTGGATTGTCCTGGGGGAGGCTGATGCTGCATTTGTGGATGCACACTGTGGTTCATATTTCTTCACTATTCTTTTTGTGATGCCTCCCATTCCAGCCCCAAGAATAAACAGTTTTacattattttccaaaaatctTGGGCTGTTCTTAAATCCCTGTGGATCCAGCATAATTGAGGTTTGGCCCCATGTGTGGATTCTCCCATTCACAAACAGCTCCTGGTGTCTGGTGGGATTGAAGAAAGCATCTTACAAGTCCAGTACCAATTGTTGTTGCTATGCCTGCCTGGGCCTTTTTGGGGGGTCTCTGGGTGCCTGGGAAGGTGTCCCCTACTCAGTTTCCAGCATAGCtcagaacacacagaacacagaagTTGTgatgtgcagctccagcaccttcTTAAACAATTGCCAGGCAGGATGTAAAATACAAAACTTTCCATAAGCCTTAGGCAACACTAGCTCAGCACACCTGAGATCATCTGTTTGTGCTCAAAAGAGGGTGAAAGGTGAGAATGATCCATCAGCTTCCATCTGCAGCAGAGGGCAAGGGAAGGGACAGAGAGTTCTGCTTGAGAATTCTGCTTGAAGACATTACCATGGCCTGAAATAAGTGTGTGGTTTGCTGACTTCTCATGTGCTGGTTCCTCCCAGAGTTAGTTACAACCATGTACAATGACAAAATGATACTTTGATGTGTTTCATgttaaacaaatgcttttattGTACATTCAATGCAGAATGAAGAAAATGTGGAGTTACCTCAGGCCTACAGTTCTTCCCTTTCAACATCAGAGTACTCTGCACCCATGGACCCTTCCCTTTTGTACCCCCCTTGGTCTACGTGTACAGATGACACCAAgcagcctgctgctcctcagattAACCTGAAGTCCAGGTAGTCATCCCTGACAGGGAGTGAGTGTGGGTGTGTTGGAGTAGATGGattctatttttctgtttaatttaaCACAGGAAGTACTTGAAATGAAGGAATTCTTTTTATTAACACCCAGTTGGTTTTCAGGATTCAGCCCGAAAGGAATGATTATGGCAGTGAAACTGATTTGTATGGACTCGTGTCAAACATCCTGGAGGAACAAGACAAACCACAGCCGTGCTTTGCTGAGGGGTGAGTGAGGTGCAGGTGACAGAAACGCCTCTCTCTgatctccctgtgctcctgggtcagctccatctgctgctggtCAGGCCCCcttctctcccttcctttcccttttctcccttcctttcccttctctcccttcctttcccttttctcccttcctttcccttttctcccttcctttcccttttctcccttcctttccattttctcccttcctttcccttttctcccttcctttcccttttctcccttcctttcccttttctcccttcctttcccttttctcccttcctttcccttttctcccttcctttcccttttctcccttcctttcccttttctcccttcctttcccttttctcccttcctttcccttttctcccttcctttcccttttctcccttcctttcccttttctcccttcctttcccttttctcccttcctttcccttttctcccttcctttcccttctctcccttcctttcccttctctcccttcctttcccttctctcccttcctttcccttctctcccttcctttcccttctctcccttcagcattttccttgggacACTTGGAAGCTTTTCCCAAAGCACTTAGATTGCATGGCAGCTCTCTGATATTTACAGAACTTGTTAATtggcatttttttaataagatcTTAACAAGTGTTGTGGACATGCTCTATTCAGATGAATCCCCTTggtctgctttttttgttttaatgaagaCTAAATTCAGACTTTAGGTTTCTTTCTTAATTAATGTcaattcacagaaaaaatacaCCAAGCACAAACTCCTTCACATTTGTCTGAACTGGCAGGAGAAAATTCCATGCAAAATTAATGTTTCTTGCTGTTAGTGCTACCTAAGCAATATTTGTGTTTCTAAATGTCAGGTTTATTTTGCCTCTATTCCTGCACAGGAAGAGACAATTCCACAGTCATAACAACCTGAACTGAAGGGGGCAGGTCCAGCATCCCCATGAATTTCCAGAGCTCTCTGGCTTTTCCAGGTCTAAGAGACAAAACAGGGAGCCCAGTCTCAGGTTCCCAAACCAGGCActgctttcctttctgtctTCCCAAACAATTCCAGTGATTTCATTTATGTGGCTGAAATCAGGGAAAACTTCAGAGTCAGTCTTGATACCACAAAAAAACTCATTAATTCCTTTGCTGTGGACACCAGGGCTGGTTGAGCACTCCCAGATCTGGCCTGCAATGGCTTCCAGGAACATTTCCACATTACTGAGTCTGTTTACAGCTCTTGGCAGACAGGGATTGATGGTGCTGTGTTCATTCATGGTGGGGAGTGGAAAGAAATGAGGTGTGCTGGGATGCTGCCTCTggctttccctgcaggaagcaCAAGGGAGCTGAGGGAGAAACATTTCCTCTGGAGTGCTGGGACATGGCTTAGGAACATTGAGGGCAGTCTGGGTGCCTGAAGTTGGTGCAGAACCAGGAGTATTTTGGTGATGATGGACAGACTGACAGACCAGGGTTTGATGTGTGCAGCTTGAAGGCCTGTCCATAGCTCCTGAGCTGTGGTGGTGTTGTTCAGACAAGGCAGAATCCGTTTTCTCAGCCAGATACGGGAAACTGAGAATGGCAGGACTGGGGAGAAGTTGAAGTCAGACATCTTGCAATCATTGGAGAGAAATTATTTGGGAATAATTTGTTTGTTAAACCTTGTTTTGTGTGTGGgaacaaagagcagcagcacagatcaGTGTCTAACCACgtgtttgttgtttttgaaGGAGCTGCCCTCCCACCCTGAAGTCAGTGTGGCCGGTGAGCACGAGCAGAATGGAGCACCatgagctgctgccagagggcaggagggcagTGGTTGGggcagtgccccagcagggTTTCTATGGCTCTGAGCCCCTCCCTGGTGCTGAGAAGCagttcctgcagagccccagcctggtGGCACAGCAGAAAGCTGACGATTGCTACCGTGGCTTTGCCGGCGTGGACCTGGAAGAGCAGAGCTTGTACTCTGCCAGGAGTGAGCGTGCCAATGGCTGCACCTTGCAGGCTAATGAGAGTGTGAAGACAGCAGCTGTCTATCAGAACTACCCCTACCTGAAAAACACCtttgcagcccaggctgggtaCTCAGAAGCAATCAAAGACTCGGGAGCTGATGCTTATTCTTATGGAAGGGAGAAGGTGTGTCCCAAAGGAGCAGAGGCACAGGTGCACCCAAAGCGGGCTGAACCATTCcttccacagtgtcacagatACAATGAGAACACAGATTTTACCAGGTACACTGAATATTCTCATGCTGGTAAAGCAAAGCCCAACAAGGGCACCAGTTGTAGCCTCCAAGAAAATAGAAAGCTGGTAAATGGAACCCCTGAGGCACCATCTCTGGATGCAGAGCCCTACGCTAAATTATTTCAAGTTAAATCAGGAACTCAGAAAAAATTTGAAGATACAATTTCAGATCAGCACGACTTTACATTTCCCAAGTCTGTAGGACTTGTATCAGAAAAACAATTTGCAAGCGAATCTTCCTTCGGCACTGATTTTGGGCAAAAATTTGAATATGGACTAAAATCTTTTGCAGCTTGTCCAGGCAATAATGGTgtggaaaagcagcagttttccaAGGCTGATCTTCAGAATCCTGAATTCTATAAATCACTCCCACTGTTGCCCAGTGCAGCAGTCCCCTCAGCAAGCTCTAGTGCCAGGCCAGCATGGATGAAcatccaaaccaaacccacaacCTCTGGCCCTTTCCAGAATCCAAATCCTTTGTTGAAACTGAATAATCAGTCACCTGCATTTCCAAAAAGCTCTCGTCATTCTAATGATGTTTTTCAGTTGCCATCTTCAAATTTGCCTTTAAATAGTAATTTACTTCACAAGTACTGTCAGGACAACCCATTCCTCTCCAGCCTTGACTTTGGCTACAGCACTGCAGAGCGAGCTCGGGCAGCTGCGTGCATGGAAGCCCTGGTTAGGGGTGGGGAAGAGAACCTCCTCGAGTACCTCAGTGAGAAGAAGCTGAAGCAGCCCAATGGATTCTGTGACAGTTACTTGGCTCAGCAGTTGGGGATCATTGACAATCTGAACAAGCAGCGTTTCCAGCTGAAGGCACAGAGCGAGCACTGCGATCTGGAAGGGCAGAACCAGGCAGATGGGGTGTTCCAGGACATGTACCAGGAGTTACTGGAGTCTCAGGGGCAGCTGCATCtgggggcagggaatggggacaccAGTGCCATcggtgctgggagctgcctgcaggctcCAGGCATTCCCAACTGCGTGGTGGGTGACTTCAGGAGGAACCGGCAGCTGGGCCCCAGCACCTTCCCCATGAGATCTGCTCACCTCCTGGGCCGCTCTGTGGTGCCCCTGGTGGAGCCTCACACCTTGTTCTCCCAGGATGATCTCAAACGCCTCTACCCCTGCTTCGCAGAGAAGATGTATGGTGACAATGCCCTTTCTGGGTTTGTGTCAGCATTTGGATTTCAAAAGCAAGTGAAAAGTCGCAGTGGGCCTGCCAGCGAGCTGCACGTGAGACTGGAGGAGTGTTATGAGCAGTGGAGAGCtttggagaaagaaaggaagaaggtAAGAAAACCAAACTAGAAAAATATCCCAGATTTGGTGTAGATCTCATCCTGCTCAGTGCAGTCACAAATCATGGGTTGTTCTACTGGGAGAAGTTGAAGTGCTTGATGGGACTTCAGAGTTACACATTTGTTTTGGGACAGAAAGTGAAAGGTGTGGGGATTTGTAGCCTGGCTGGAAGCATAGCTAATGTTGTATGGAATATTGCACCAAAAGCAGGAATTGAGGGGTTTTTCcagtcccagggctggggaaggtgtGTTCATAAGGAACAAACATGTTCTATACCCTTTTTATTAACACAATAAATACAGTGCCTCTGGAACTTTGGAAGCAAAACCAGTAAATATGTTTTGAATTGAAACTAAACTTTAATTCTTTCAATTCTATTTTTTAGAAACTATACTGAATTCCTACCTCCTGTTTCCCTGAAGATTTAAACCTAAGGTCTATTTGAAgggtttctttctttattttccccagggaagggtcatTTAATTAAAACCCTTGCAGTAAAAGGCTCAGGTAGTGCTGTGTGGAGCCCTACTAAAAGCAGGTCTGTAGGAAAACCTGTCTTCATTTCACCAGCTGAGATGGGGTTTGAATTTCAATACCTGGGCTTGTCTGTGGGGTGAGCTGGGCCAAATGTAACCTGGCAATAGTGGGGCCTTGGGGAGTTCTTCTGTGCCAATCCCTACAAAGAAACCAATTCCAAGAAGATGTaatgtggggatttttttggtggtgtttgCTGACAAACGCCAGGAGTTGCTCTGTATAGAGGGGTTGAGGAAGAGTGAGCCCAGCTTTAGGAGGGGAGGTGGTGTCTGGGGTGCATGGAAAGagcaagagagaaaaagctGGCATGAGTCATGGTGGGAGAAATTCAGtttatcacagaatcccagaatggtttgggctgggagggaccttaaatctcCTTCAGttccatgggcagagacaccttccactgtcccaggctgctccaaactccatccagcctggccttgggcactgccagggatggggcagccacagctgctctggataacttgtgccagggcctctccaccctcacagggaacaatttatttctaatatcCAGTCCAAAGCTGCTCTCTctgtgtgaagccattcccccttgtcttgGCACTCCATGTTCTTCTTGATAGTGACCACTTATGAAACCATCCAAGAATTGCAGTTTTAAATCAGTTTTAGCAAATTCTATGTTCTTATGGGTGGTTTAGAGTGACATAACAAGGGGATGAAAGAGATGGAAACTTGGAATATTGCAAACAGTTTTCAAAATAGTTTTCTGATGGctaaataaaatatagaatcctgaaatggtttggtttggaagggaccttaaagaccaaGACCAaaggcaggaacaccttccactggaccaagGTGcttaggaaaaaatctttctgtaGTTTAATCTGTACAAAAATTAGATTAATTGCTGActgaaaaacagttttatttgaattttataTGTGAGATCCACATCTGTTTggtcattttttttccctgtaattcTGACTTGCCTCCATTTTATTTCCAGGCAAAACCAGTACAGGCTGTAGTCAGAGTGAGCAGACATAGCACTGCTGGAACACGGTGTGTTGGCTTTAGTTGAACTGCTTTGAGTAAAGCAGTTGTTCACTTAAAAGCAGGTGATTGTCTCACCAGAGGGTTAAATCCCAAATGCCTGAATCCTCATTGTCTCCTTTAAAAATCTCCAAAACCCTGATGGGAAGAAATTGAACctgatattttttcttgtttctgtaATGAAGCACGCTCTGCATGTACATTCTGAGGGagttgttcttttgttttcctgcagactGAATCAGCTCTTGCTAAGAATTTCCAAGGGAAGAAGGTTTCCAGTACTAACAACATTCCAATTCCAAGGCTGACATCAAATCCATCAAGGGTTGATCGCTTAATTGTGGATCAGCTACGGGAACAAGCCAGAGTGAGTTGtaggactaaaaaaaaaaaatctattgaaCTTAGAGTACAGTGTGAGATAGGTAAAATGAtcagagcagcttttcccaAAATAGCTTTGTTCTTCATTGCTGTGCAGGGAATGGCATTTCAGCAGTCCTTGGTAGagcttctgcagctcctgggtgctGTTTCCAGGGAgccacagaggggctgaggcTCACAGTTACAGGAGGATATTGTTCCTGGTGTAGGAATGTGCAGCATCCAGTCCTGGAGCCTGTGCACAGCTCTCAGGggtgctgcattcagagcaGCTTGGCAGGGAAATGGTCCCTGTGGATTTGGAGACATTGATAGAGGAGGTCTTTAtggaaaaaaacagttttagTTAATATTTGGAAGATTTATATTTGCTTGAGAGTCTGGTATATTTTAATGCAGAATGATTATTTGATAATTTACACCTTCAGCCTGAGTTGCTGTTACCAGTTTGATCTTTAacccagcagggcaagggagtCTGAGCTCTGTGGGCAAACAGCCCCAGGGTCCTTGGGGAGGtgacagctggggcaggagcagcacaaactCTGCCATCAGAATgctgaggggctgctgtggcCCTCCTGaggcccagagcccagagccatGGTGCTGCAGGCAAGGAGAAGAGAAACCAAGCTGtcctccctgccaggggctgtggggtggaaGGGTTCTGGGAAATTCTGGGTttggaggctgcagcagtgctggggcagcaggggggagcagcagcctgtcctgcctgcCTCACACAGCAGAAAGAATCCCTGGAActgtggctgctccctcctgcaggacctgcctggtgctgcccaTGGACTGCAAGACATGGATGGGCTTAGGGCACTAAAACTCCTGCTCTGTGAACCCCAAAAGAACAGCCTTACTTTCCATGTTTAGAAGGCTTGGTAATCCAAACCTGCCTCCAAAACACTGCTTAAACCTCTCCAGCCATTTGAGGAACCAAACTTCACCTCAAACCCTTGTTGGGTACTTTTAAGGATGCTCAACAGCAGAGTGGGGCTGTTAAACCTGAACTCTAACATCAGAAATCTTGGTGATGGCCAGAGAGGAACCCTGGTACAAAGATTTGAGTAGAAGCTGAGTTGGCTGAATCTGGGATTAACTCTTCATAGTTGGAGCATCCAGTTAAATCTTCTTGACAATCACATTCATTCCTTTAAGACATCAAGTGTAGCCATGGATTGAGGGACATCccaatttggggatttttagtttctctttttctgcacaCCACTAACCAGGTTCTCAGCATTATTGGCTGAGGAGTCACTCACCACTGGGAAACCCACAAATGATGTGACTGGTGTAAGATAAGACAACAAAGATGCACATTTTCAGTGGACTAAATGAACCTGAATTATTGCTGAATGTTTGTTCTCAGCTCCCTTAGTGTTGGTTTCCCTTTCTCAGTGCAGCTGTGACTGCTGCTGGCCCaagctgccctgcacagctcaaAGTCCCCATCTGGGTTTTCACCCTGAaatttcagcagtgctgtgagaagGGAGAACCTCAGTGCTCTGAATTCAGGAAaacgcaaaaaaaaaaaaattcagaacaaaACATTGTTCTGAAAACACCTTTTGTTCAGGGGTGTCTCAAAGCTGTACAGGTCTGGTATTAACCAGTAACCTGGGGGTCCTTACTGGGGTGTTGTAGCTTTGCTGTTGTCCTTTGCTGTACCACAGCTTTGAGTTTGGAGATCAACAAATCCTGGGTAAGAACCTAAACCTGCTTCAGCTGTAACTTCTCTGCTCTCAAAATGAAGTAATGATGATAATTAACCTGTTCTCCCTGGTTAGTTGATTTCCCTGTAAGTGTGAGCCCCTGTAAGGTGTGCATTGTTCACCAGGTGGTGACTGCTGGGATGTTGTAGCTTTGCTGTTGTCCTTTGCACACCCAGTTTTCGGTTTGGCGATAACAAATCCTGGGTAAGAACTTAAACCTCCTTCACCTGTAACTTCTCTGCTCTCAAAATGAAGTAATGATGCTCATTAATGTGTTCTCCCTGGTTAATTAATTTCCCTGTAAGTGTGAGCCCCTGTAAGGTGTGCATTGTTCCCCAGGTTGTGACTCTGCTGGGGTGTTGTAGCTTTGATCTTGTCCTTTGCACACCCAGCTGTACCACAGCTTTGGGTTTGGAGATAACAAATCCTGGGTAAGAACTTAAACCTCCTTCAGGTGTAACTTCATGAACTGCTCTCAAAACAAAGTAATGATGATCATTATTGTGTTCTCCTTGGTTAGTTGATTTCCTTGTAAGTGTGAGCCCCTGTGAGATGTGCATTGTCCATCAGGTTGTGACGCTGCTGGGGTGTTGTAGCTTTGCTGTTGTCCTTTGCACACCCAGCTGTACCACAGCTTTGGGTTTGGAGATAACAAATCCTGGGTAAGAACTTAAACCTCCTACACCTGTAACTTCATGAACTGCTCTCAAAATGAAGTAATGATGCTCATTAACCTGTTCTCCCTGTAAGTGTGAGCCCCTGTGAGATGTGCATTGTCCATCAGGTTGTGACTCTGCTGGGGAAGATGGAGCGCCTGCGCAGTTCCCCGCTCCACGCCAACATCTCCACTGCCCTGGACAAGCACCTGGAGTCCATCCACGTGGTGCAGGCTCGCAGGAAGGATGAAATTGTCAGCGCCTCCAGCCGGCAGCGGCACGGCCCCCCCAGGTGCCAGGATGAGAGAGGTACAGCTGGGCTGGTGTGCCCTGATGAGGTAGCTGGGGTGTTGAACATCTTGCAAAAATAAGTGAGGGGTTGTAATTCAAGTTTTAACTTTTCACTGTTAGGGTTTTGTCCAAGGTAGGCTGAGTGGGGTTTGGGTGAAGGTTTGAGGAGGCACTAAAACTGGGTTTTAGAGATAAATAGGTTAAATCAGTTTGGAGGTGGTAATTCAATTAATAAACTAGCAAGGAATAAAAATTAGTGGTTTTTTTTGATAACACATTCAGGGACTGGAGGTGTTACTAAGCAGTTGCCTCTTGCTtcttgtgatggtgttcacaggggtcttaggatgagggaagagatgaggatctgactccatgtttcagaaggctttatttattattttatgatatatgttatattaaaactatactaacagaatagaagaaaggatttcatcagaaggctggctaagaatagaaaaagaaagaattaataacaaaggcttgtggctcagactctgactgtgattggccattaattaaaaacaaccacatgagaccaatcccagatgcacctgttgcattccatagcagcagataaccattgcttacattttgttcctgaggcctctcagcttctcaggagaaaaaatcctaaggaaaggatttttcagaaaatgtgtctgtgacagctTCTCCCTGTCCCCCCATATTCCTCTTCCTATGAACCCCCTGCTCTGTCTTTGTCTACAACTTTCTTGGTATCTCCATGCTGAATCTGCCCAAAGTGACCAACATGGCCTTAGCTTACAAATGGATTTCCTCTTCAAGCATCTTCTGTCTTAGACTGGCATAATTACAAATCATATTTTGGATGGATGCACAAAAATACAATGGGCAGAATGTTTTCATTCTTAATGGTGTCCCAAATATTCAGCTTAATCTTTCACCAGGGCACAGGCAGAGTGGCAGGTTCCCTTGTCTCTGAGATGGAGTCAGGGTAAATTCCTGCTCCCTGCAACACTCTGGCCTCTACCCTGTGTCAGAAGCTGTTTCTGAATCTTCTGAtcccttctgctgctctttctcccTCTGAATTACAGGGATTATTTTACTTTGGGGTGTCCCATCATGCAGTTCTGTAATGCTGAAGTTTACCTCAGAAAATGCACTGCAGCATTCTTTCTTTTCACCTGTTCCCCAtcattcttgtttttctttaccTTGACTGAAGATTATGAGACTTGTTAAGGt from Ammospiza nelsoni isolate bAmmNel1 chromosome 26, bAmmNel1.pri, whole genome shotgun sequence includes these protein-coding regions:
- the MEIOC gene encoding meiosis-specific coiled-coil domain-containing protein MEIOC: MEVRDGNGTGSDTGTGVRCAPSPVTHPAGRCGCLRLDPLGTEARPRWVSEPRCPLWDTAPSCVGPNVAFRGHSPNVAFRGGGRCWGSAEGGGRPTDVFSTALPGSASLYGCYKSQNEENVELPQAYSSSLSTSEYSAPMDPSLLYPPWSTCTDDTKQPAAPQINLKSRIQPERNDYGSETDLYGLVSNILEEQDKPQPCFAEGSCPPTLKSVWPVSTSRMEHHELLPEGRRAVVGAVPQQGFYGSEPLPGAEKQFLQSPSLVAQQKADDCYRGFAGVDLEEQSLYSARSERANGCTLQANESVKTAAVYQNYPYLKNTFAAQAGYSEAIKDSGADAYSYGREKVCPKGAEAQVHPKRAEPFLPQCHRYNENTDFTRYTEYSHAGKAKPNKGTSCSLQENRKLVNGTPEAPSLDAEPYAKLFQVKSGTQKKFEDTISDQHDFTFPKSVGLVSEKQFASESSFGTDFGQKFEYGLKSFAACPGNNGVEKQQFSKADLQNPEFYKSLPLLPSAAVPSASSSARPAWMNIQTKPTTSGPFQNPNPLLKLNNQSPAFPKSSRHSNDVFQLPSSNLPLNSNLLHKYCQDNPFLSSLDFGYSTAERARAAACMEALVRGGEENLLEYLSEKKLKQPNGFCDSYLAQQLGIIDNLNKQRFQLKAQSEHCDLEGQNQADGVFQDMYQELLESQGQLHLGAGNGDTSAIGAGSCLQAPGIPNCVVGDFRRNRQLGPSTFPMRSAHLLGRSVVPLVEPHTLFSQDDLKRLYPCFAEKMYGDNALSGFVSAFGFQKQVKSRSGPASELHVRLEECYEQWRALEKERKKTESALAKNFQGKKVSSTNNIPIPRLTSNPSRVDRLIVDQLREQARVVTLLGKMERLRSSPLHANISTALDKHLESIHVVQARRKDEIVSASSRQRHGPPRCQDERVVLALAAALRALCLATRKVRTVLWCAFQMTLPKPSAGKRARERLPQEGAAPEEKRAETPPAAAAPRGPREGGAEGAPGPCTDLLRSVYERGDVNSS